From the genome of Ignavibacteria bacterium, one region includes:
- a CDS encoding GxxExxY protein, producing the protein MNNQNILTQKIIGCAIEVHKHLGPGLLESAYEECLCFELHQEGLKFERQKAVPIIYKEIKLECGYRLDILVENEIVIEIKSVDAISPIHQAQVLTYLRFANKKLGLLLNFNVRILKDGIKRFIL; encoded by the coding sequence ATGAATAACCAAAATATATTAACACAAAAAATTATTGGATGTGCAATTGAAGTGCATAAACATTTAGGCCCTGGATTATTAGAATCGGCATATGAAGAATGCTTATGCTTTGAGCTTCATCAAGAGGGTTTGAAATTTGAAAGACAAAAAGCGGTTCCAATTATTTACAAAGAAATAAAATTAGAATGCGGATATAGGTTAGATATTTTAGTTGAAAATGAAATTGTAATTGAGATTAAATCCGTTGATGCAATCTCTCCTATTCATCAAGCTCAGGTTTTAACTTATTTGAGATTCGCAAATAAAAAATTAGGTCTATTACTTAACTTTAATGTAAGAATATTGAAGGATGGAATTAAACGATTTATCTTATAA